The region TCATGGCGGAGCTCGAGCGGCAGGGGGCGCCGGACATCTGCGTCGTGGCGGGGGGCATCATCCCGGAGGAAGAAAAGCCTGCCCTCGAGGCCATGGGGGTCACCGGGAACTACGGCATGGGGACCCCGATGGAGGAGATCGTCAGCCACATCGTCCAGCGCGTGAGCAGCCGGGCGAAGAAGGCCTAGCGCGGAGCCCTCGCCGGGGTCGCGCGCCCCCGGCTCTCAGGCGCTGCGCTCGGACCCCACGATGCTGACGAAGGACACGCACTCGCCGGGGGCGCCGCCGAGGTTGTGGGTCATGGCGAGCTTCCTGCCGCGGGCGACGCTCGGGATCTGGCGCGGGCCGGCCTCGCCGCGGAGCTGCAGCCAGGCCTCGAAGAGCATGCGCAGGCCCGAGGCGCCGATGGGGTGGCCGAAGGACTTGAGCCCGCCGTCGGGGTTCACCGCCAGCTCGCCGTCGAGGTCGAAGGTGCCCGCGAGCACCTCCTTCCACGCCGTCCCGCGCGGGGCGAAGGCGAGGTCTTCCATGAGGGTCAGCTCGGTGGGGGTGAAGCAATCGTGGACCTCGGCCATGGCCAGCTCGGCGCGCGGGTCCTTGATGCCCGCCTGGCGGTAGGCGTCGACGGCGGAGGCCGCCACCTCGGGGAAGGTGGTGTAGTCGTAGTCGGGATCGATGGGCCCGGCGGCGGGGCCCGCGATGAAGGACAGGGCCTTCACGAAGAGCGGCTTGTCGGTGTACCTGTGGGCATCCTCGGCCCGGACGATCACCGCGGCGGCCGCGCCGTCGCTCACGCCAGAGCAGTCGAAGATGCCCAGCGGCCCTGCCACGCGTGGCGAGCAGGCGATGACCTCCTTCGCGACCTCTTTCCTGAACTGGGCCCGCGGGTTGAGCGCCCCGTTCTTGTGGTTCTTCCAGGCGATGCGGGTCATGACGTCCTTGAGGAGGGCCTCGTCGATCCCGTACTTCTTGGCGTAGGCCGGGGCCAGCAGGCTGAACATGGCCGGCGCGGTGATGCCGGCCTGGGTGCCGTCGGCGGGGGCGGCGAGCCCGGGCAGCCCGGAGAACCCCGAGTCCTTCAGCTTCTCGACGCCGATGGCCATGGCCATGTCGTAGGCGCCGCAGGCGACGGCGTAGGAGGCGTTGCGGAAGGCCTCGGAGCCCGTGGCGCAGAAGTTCTCGAGCCGGCTCACCGGCTTGTAGTCGATCTTGAGCGGGCGGGAGAGCGTGAGCCCGCTCTGGCCGGAGAAGAGCGTGCCGAGCCAGAAGGCGTCGATCGCGTCGATGGGGACGCCGGCGGAGTTCAGGGCGCCGGTGGCCGCCTCCACGAGGAGATCGTCGACGCTCTTGTCCCAGTGCTCGCCGAAGGGCGTGCAGCCCATGCCGATGATCGCCACGCGGTCGCGGATGCCGTTGCTCGCCATGGTCAGATCTCCTTCACCTGGGGCGGGCACCCGGGCTGTCGCCACGCCCGCCCCCGCCGGATATTCGCGTTGCTTGATTCTCTTCGCGCGGCCTCAGCTGCTGCTGGCGCGGAGAGGACGCGCCTTCCAGAAGTAGTTGTGGACGCCGCCGGCCGTGAAGAGCCGCCGGAAGGTCATCTCCACTCGGGTGCCGATGGCGACCGCGGCGGGGTCCACGTCGGTCAGCTCGCACTGGAAGCGGCCGCCGCCCTCGAAGTCGATCACCGCGGCCACGACGGGCGGCGACAGCGAGTAGGCCAGCCGGTCCACCGTGAAGGTGGCGATGACGGCCGGCACATCGCTGAGCCGCTCGGGCGCCATCCGGTCCACGGCGTGGCACTTGAGACAGATGCGCTGGGGCGGCACGTGCCGGGCCCCACAGGCCTGGCAGCGGCTGCCCGTGAAGGCGAACTTCCACGCCCCGCCGCGGAAGGACGGCGGCGCCGCCGGGCGCTCGGGATCGGGCCGGCGCGGCGGCTCGCGGTCGAGGAAGCCGCGCCAGGTGAGGAAGGCCGCGTAGGGGACCGCGGCGCCCCCGGCGACCTGCTGCGCCACCGTCCCCGGCGCGCGGCGCGTGGAGAGCGCGGCAGTGGTGCGCCAGATCGTCACGTCGCAGCCGTCGGCCAGCGAGACCACCGCGAGGAGCTGATCGGGCGCGGCGCCGTCGAGGGTATCCGCCAGCAAGAGCCCCGCGTGCGCCGTCCCCGTGTTGCCCACCGTCGCGGAGAGGTCGTCGGCCACCGCCGCCGGCTTCGCCCCCACCGCCGCGGCGACCCGCTTGCAGGCCCGGGCATGCGGCCCGGCGACGATGAGCCGGTCCAGCGCCTGCGCCGTGACACCGGCCTGCTTGAGCGCCTCGGTCACGGCTGCCTCGCCCAGCGGCACGTAGGCGTGCTCGCCGAAGCGCTCCTCCCACTGGCGGGAGGCGGTGGCACCCGGCGGCCGCCAGCGATCGAGGAACTCGGCCGTGGCATGGGCCCAGGCGACGGGCTCGGCCAGGAGCGGCGCCTCGGCGGAGCCCTCGCCGCAGAGGAAGGCCACCGCCGCATCTCCGCCCTCGCGCTCGTCGGCGCCGCCGGGCAGTCCCGTGCGGATGTCGGCGCACACGGCCAGCGTCAGCCGCCCGGCGTCGAGCGCCGCGCGCAGCGCGCCTGCGCCCGAGCGCACCGCCCCCAGCATGTCCCAGGCCGGCGCGGTGAGATCGAGGCCGAGCGCCGCGTGGATCGCCGTGGCATTGGTCTTGTCGAGGTAACCTGGCGCGGCGGTGGCGAAGTAGAGGGCGGCCGGCCGCACCCGGGGCGCTGCCCGCAGCGCCGCCCGCGCAGCCTCCACGCCCATGGAGGTCGTGTCCTCGTCGTAGGAGGCGACGGCGCGGGTGCCCTTGCCGCCCGGCTGGCCGAGCGCGGCGGCCATCGCCGTGCGGTCGAGGCGGAAGTACGGGACGTAGGCGCCGTAGGCGACGATGCCGTTCATGGCTCCGCCACGTTAGCAGGGGGCGCCGGCGACAGTCAATCGGTCGTCACGCTGTCGTCACGCCGGCCGCTTGACCCGGTCCGCCGGGACCACCGCGACGGCGTCGATCTCGATGAGGTACTCGGCCTTGACGAGGCGCTTGACCTCGACCAGGGTGCTGGCGGGATAGGGGCGCCGGAAGTACTGGCCGCGGACCTCGTGGATCTGCGCGAGCCCGCTCATGTCGGTGACGTACACGGTGACCCGCGCCACGTCGTCCAGGTAAGCGTCCGGTGAACCCCACCTTCACGCCGAGGCCGTAGCGCCGCACGATAGTCGTCGTAGCTCATTCCCTGGAGGTGATCTATGGCAGCGGCGAAGTCTCGAACGAGGGCGGCGACGGCCCCGGCGGCCCCGGGGTCACGGCGAGCGTACTGGCGGGCGCTGGTGGCGGCGCACCAGGGGAGCGGGCTGAGCCTGGCGGCGTTCTCCCGGCAGCGGGGCCTGCGCAAAGGCACGCTCGGGTTCTGGCGGTGGACGTTCGCGCGGGAGACGGCGGCCGCGCCGCGGCCCATCCCCCCGACCTTCGTGCCGATCCAGCTCGCGCCGGCGCGGCCGGCGCCCGGCGCCGCCGGGGAGCTGGAGATCGCGCTGGGACCGGCTGTCCCAAATGCCAAACTCTGGCGAAAGAGCGCTGACTCGCCGCCCGGCGCGCGGAGCTGTTGCCCGTCGAGTACTTCCATCTCGTCTTCACCCTCCCGCATCCCCTCAACGCCCTCGCCCAGGGGACCCCCCGGCTCCTCTACACCCTGCTCTTCCGCGCCGCCGCCGACACGCTCACCACCTTCGGCCGCGATCCCCATTATCTCGGTGGCGATCTCGGCGTCACCGCGATCCTCCACACGTGGGGGCAGAATCTGTCTCAACACCTCCACCTGCACTGCGTCGTCACGGGGGGCGCCCTCGCCCCCGACGGCGCGCACTGGCTTTCCGCCCCGCCCGGCTTTCTCTTCCCCGTCCGCGCCCTCGCCCAGGTCTTTCGTGGCAAGTACCTCGACGCGCTCCGGCGCGCGTTCCACGCCGGCAAGCTCATTTTCGCCGGATCGACTGTCCCTCTCGCCGACCCCCGTGCCTTCGCTGA is a window of Candidatus Rokuibacteriota bacterium DNA encoding:
- a CDS encoding acetyl-CoA acetyltransferase, with the translated sequence MASNGIRDRVAIIGMGCTPFGEHWDKSVDDLLVEAATGALNSAGVPIDAIDAFWLGTLFSGQSGLTLSRPLKIDYKPVSRLENFCATGSEAFRNASYAVACGAYDMAMAIGVEKLKDSGFSGLPGLAAPADGTQAGITAPAMFSLLAPAYAKKYGIDEALLKDVMTRIAWKNHKNGALNPRAQFRKEVAKEVIACSPRVAGPLGIFDCSGVSDGAAAAVIVRAEDAHRYTDKPLFVKALSFIAGPAAGPIDPDYDYTTFPEVAASAVDAYRQAGIKDPRAELAMAEVHDCFTPTELTLMEDLAFAPRGTAWKEVLAGTFDLDGELAVNPDGGLKSFGHPIGASGLRMLFEAWLQLRGEAGPRQIPSVARGRKLAMTHNLGGAPGECVSFVSIVGSERSA
- a CDS encoding hydroxymethylglutaryl-CoA synthase family protein is translated as MNGIVAYGAYVPYFRLDRTAMAAALGQPGGKGTRAVASYDEDTTSMGVEAARAALRAAPRVRPAALYFATAAPGYLDKTNATAIHAALGLDLTAPAWDMLGAVRSGAGALRAALDAGRLTLAVCADIRTGLPGGADEREGGDAAVAFLCGEGSAEAPLLAEPVAWAHATAEFLDRWRPPGATASRQWEERFGEHAYVPLGEAAVTEALKQAGVTAQALDRLIVAGPHARACKRVAAAVGAKPAAVADDLSATVGNTGTAHAGLLLADTLDGAAPDQLLAVVSLADGCDVTIWRTTAALSTRRAPGTVAQQVAGGAAVPYAAFLTWRGFLDREPPRRPDPERPAAPPSFRGGAWKFAFTGSRCQACGARHVPPQRICLKCHAVDRMAPERLSDVPAVIATFTVDRLAYSLSPPVVAAVIDFEGGGRFQCELTDVDPAAVAIGTRVEMTFRRLFTAGGVHNYFWKARPLRASSS
- a CDS encoding transposase, giving the protein MPVEYFHLVFTLPHPLNALAQGTPRLLYTLLFRAAADTLTTFGRDPHYLGGDLGVTAILHTWGQNLSQHLHLHCVVTGGALAPDGAHWLSAPPGFLFPVRALAQVFRGKYLDALRRAFHAGKLIFAGSTVPLADPRAFAEWLRQLRQPDWVVYAKRPFAGPEQVLEYLGRYTHRVALSNERIVSLADGRVGFRWKDYADGDRVKVMELAAAEFIRRFLLHIVPEGFVRIRHFGLLANRTRTAKLAQCRQVLAQPAAPPARSSRCTL